The Paenibacillus sophorae genome has a segment encoding these proteins:
- a CDS encoding YolD-like family protein, which translates to MQELSRAMEGSWTVSLTYHVDNRMKTVEGNIVKFDPLNDIPFVETKKGEQRLSVRNIINVYCLE; encoded by the coding sequence ATACAAGAATTATCCCGAGCAATGGAGGGTTCGTGGACTGTCAGTCTTACCTATCACGTTGACAATCGAATGAAAACGGTCGAGGGGAATATTGTTAAATTTGATCCCTTAAATGACATTCCATTTGTAGAAACGAAAAAGGGAGAACAGCGTTTATCGGTAAGGAACATTATTAATGTTTATTGTCTAGAGTAA
- a CDS encoding adenosylcobalamin-dependent ribonucleoside-diphosphate reductase: MSTVERKQKLEGLSEKIFLDRYAWKDADTNNAKVGDVVLVLTKDDPKFPTKEVGEIVERSGRIVTVKTRSGELVKSDVEKLTLNIEKTPEEMWDRLAGAMASVEKTPELQREWTDKFRSILDDWKLVPGGRIAAGAGASDELTLFNCYVVPSPKDSRGGIMETLSEMTEIMARGGGVGINLSSLRPRRAVVKGVNGSSSGAVSWGGLFSYTTGLIEQGGSRRGALMLMINDWHPDVADFITVKQTMGQVTNANLSVCVSNGFMKAVKEDLDWDLVFPDTTEPDYNEVWDGDLDKWKAAGRKVNHYRTVKARDIWHTIIESAWKSAEPGVVFMEYYNQMSNSWYFNPIICTNPCGEQGLPGWGVCNLSAINLSKFYDEEKHDVAWDELATTTRYSVRFLDNVIDKTPYHFPENEANQKKERRVGLGTMGLAELMIKLNVRYGSPDSLAFLDKLYGFMAREAYLASSEIASEKGSFQAFDAEKYLLSGFMKNMREVYPEVCEAIAKQGMRNVTVITQAPTGSTGTMVGTSTGIEPYFAFKYFRQSRLGFDEQFVPIAEEYLEAHPGEELPDYFVTSMDLSAKDHIRVQASIQRWVDSSISKTANCPNDFTVEETKELYELAFDLGCKGVTIYRDGSRDVQVLQTEKKDDKKDAPLKETAAPIAEAAEAAPVSAAQAAATQAAPVTSASADSGSASNGKVVDKQYKKRPQVLRGATYKINTPFGMAYITINDLDGTPAEIFLNVGKAGSDVFAMAEALGRVCSLFLRYGDHGEKVELLIKHLKGIGGSGAIGFGANRVESIADAVAKALETHVQQSAHEEHVPAPIAATLALEDFEGALNAELQAGGAAAAPAAEADHGHGGHGHSHSSAASRDLCPSCGTASLINIEGCKTCGNCGYSRCG; encoded by the coding sequence TTGAGTACTGTGGAGCGCAAGCAGAAGCTGGAGGGACTTAGCGAGAAAATCTTTTTGGACCGCTATGCCTGGAAGGACGCCGACACCAATAATGCCAAGGTGGGAGACGTGGTGCTTGTTCTGACAAAAGACGACCCGAAATTTCCTACCAAGGAAGTCGGGGAAATCGTAGAGCGCAGCGGCCGGATCGTAACGGTCAAGACTCGCAGCGGCGAGCTGGTAAAGTCCGATGTGGAGAAGTTGACGCTTAATATAGAAAAAACACCGGAAGAGATGTGGGACCGTCTGGCCGGAGCCATGGCTTCCGTGGAGAAGACGCCGGAGCTGCAGCGCGAATGGACGGATAAATTCCGCAGTATTCTGGACGACTGGAAGCTCGTTCCGGGAGGCCGGATTGCAGCCGGAGCCGGGGCAAGCGACGAGCTGACGCTGTTCAACTGCTATGTCGTGCCTTCGCCAAAAGACAGCCGGGGCGGCATTATGGAAACCTTGTCCGAAATGACGGAGATTATGGCCCGCGGCGGCGGCGTCGGCATCAATCTGTCATCGCTGCGTCCGCGCCGCGCAGTCGTCAAGGGCGTTAACGGTTCTTCCAGCGGGGCGGTATCCTGGGGCGGACTGTTCAGCTATACCACAGGATTGATCGAGCAGGGCGGAAGCCGCCGCGGCGCGCTGATGCTGATGATCAACGACTGGCATCCGGACGTGGCCGATTTCATTACCGTCAAGCAGACGATGGGTCAAGTGACGAACGCCAACCTGTCGGTATGCGTCAGCAACGGCTTTATGAAGGCGGTCAAAGAAGATCTCGACTGGGATCTCGTATTCCCGGACACGACGGAGCCCGATTACAATGAAGTCTGGGACGGCGACCTCGATAAATGGAAGGCTGCCGGCCGCAAGGTCAATCATTACCGTACTGTAAAAGCGCGGGATATCTGGCATACCATCATCGAGTCCGCATGGAAATCGGCTGAGCCGGGTGTTGTCTTCATGGAGTACTACAACCAGATGTCCAACAGCTGGTACTTCAACCCGATCATTTGCACGAATCCTTGCGGTGAGCAGGGTCTGCCCGGCTGGGGCGTCTGCAACCTGTCGGCAATCAACCTCTCCAAGTTCTATGACGAGGAGAAGCATGATGTGGCCTGGGACGAACTGGCGACAACAACACGTTACTCGGTGCGCTTCCTGGACAATGTCATTGACAAGACGCCTTATCATTTCCCGGAAAATGAAGCCAATCAGAAAAAGGAGCGCCGCGTAGGCCTCGGAACGATGGGTCTGGCCGAGCTGATGATTAAGCTGAACGTTCGCTACGGCAGCCCGGATTCGCTGGCGTTCCTGGACAAGCTGTACGGCTTTATGGCCCGCGAAGCATACCTGGCCTCTTCCGAGATCGCGTCGGAAAAAGGTTCTTTTCAGGCGTTCGACGCCGAGAAATACCTGCTGAGCGGCTTTATGAAAAATATGAGAGAGGTGTATCCCGAAGTCTGCGAGGCCATCGCCAAGCAGGGCATGCGTAATGTAACGGTCATTACCCAAGCGCCGACAGGCAGCACAGGCACGATGGTCGGCACATCGACCGGCATCGAGCCGTACTTTGCCTTCAAATATTTCCGTCAAAGCCGTCTCGGCTTCGACGAGCAGTTCGTGCCGATTGCAGAGGAATATCTTGAGGCTCATCCGGGCGAAGAGCTGCCGGACTATTTCGTGACCTCGATGGACCTGTCCGCGAAGGATCACATCCGTGTGCAGGCTTCCATTCAGCGCTGGGTGGACAGCTCCATTTCCAAGACGGCGAACTGCCCGAACGACTTTACGGTGGAAGAAACGAAGGAACTGTACGAACTGGCCTTCGACCTCGGCTGCAAGGGCGTAACGATCTACCGCGACGGCAGCCGGGATGTACAGGTATTGCAGACGGAGAAGAAGGATGACAAGAAAGACGCTCCGCTGAAGGAGACGGCGGCTCCAATTGCCGAAGCGGCAGAAGCCGCACCGGTTAGTGCAGCCCAGGCTGCCGCTACACAAGCGGCTCCGGTCACCAGTGCATCCGCTGATTCCGGTTCGGCTTCAAACGGCAAGGTTGTCGACAAGCAGTACAAGAAACGCCCGCAGGTGCTGCGCGGTGCGACATACAAGATTAACACGCCGTTCGGTATGGCGTACATTACCATCAACGATCTGGACGGCACCCCGGCCGAAATCTTCCTTAATGTCGGCAAGGCTGGCTCCGACGTGTTCGCGATGGCGGAAGCACTCGGCCGCGTCTGCTCCTTGTTCCTCCGCTACGGGGACCACGGCGAGAAGGTTGAGCTGCTGATCAAGCACCTCAAAGGCATCGGCGGCTCCGGCGCCATCGGGTTCGGCGCGAACCGCGTCGAGTCGATCGCCGACGCGGTAGCGAAGGCGCTGGAGACTCATGTGCAGCAAAGCGCACACGAAGAGCACGTTCCCGCGCCAATCGCGGCAACGCTCGCGCTGGAGGATTTCGAAGGCGCGCTGAACGCGGAGCTTCAGGCCGGGGGCGCTGCGGCAGCCCCGGCCGCTGAGGCCGACCACGGCCACGGCGGACACGGGCACAGCCACTCGTCAGCGGCTTCCCGCGACCTGTGCCCATCCTGCGGCACCGCCTCGCTGATCAACATCGAGGGCTGTAAGACATGCGGAAATTGCGGGTACAGCCGGTGCGGGTAA
- a CDS encoding MFS transporter: MFMHQSKWIILTIIIACQLIVVLDASIMVTAMPQIGRSLHMSTTSLTWVQNSYILAFGGFLLLGARAGDLLGRRRILGIGIGLFSLTSLLAGMAPTAEFLLVSRAFQGFAAALATPAALALLSATFVEAQERSRAIAMYSAVSAAGGSIGLILGGFFTDFISWRVGMFINLPIGIALLYLVLRFIQKTSTRTGRFDLWGAIVSVMGMTALVFGFVHAADQGWGKPETWISLAAGIVLLAAFVLIEARVTEPIIPLRLFASRQRSGAYLGRFLMVCGNFSLFFFIPQYLQNVLGCSSLEAGLAFLPFTGAQFGMMYLMHGLVHRFGNIKVLMTGLLFAIIGTLWMSRIVSVQAQFFPQMFILLTIMGIGAGMVFQPLTVLGLSEVDPHDSGAASGLINVAHQSGSSLGLAVLITVFNVAIRTDQPSKMQFAHGVSESILGSVIFITLALVVTFFCFVPSSQPARKQGLTDS, encoded by the coding sequence ATGTTTATGCATCAGTCAAAATGGATCATCTTAACCATTATTATCGCATGTCAGCTTATCGTTGTGCTTGACGCCTCCATTATGGTGACGGCAATGCCTCAAATCGGTCGTTCACTTCATATGTCGACAACCAGCTTGACCTGGGTTCAAAACAGCTATATTTTGGCATTTGGAGGTTTCTTGTTGCTTGGTGCCCGGGCAGGAGATCTTCTAGGGCGCAGAAGAATTCTTGGTATAGGCATTGGATTATTTTCGCTTACCTCTCTGCTGGCCGGCATGGCGCCGACAGCTGAATTTTTGCTTGTTTCCCGTGCATTCCAAGGCTTTGCGGCTGCGTTGGCAACACCTGCTGCGCTAGCATTGCTGTCAGCAACTTTTGTAGAGGCCCAGGAACGTTCTAGAGCGATCGCGATGTACAGCGCGGTTTCGGCTGCAGGGGGCAGTATCGGTCTCATTCTTGGCGGATTCTTCACCGATTTTATTTCTTGGCGCGTCGGGATGTTTATCAATCTACCCATTGGGATTGCTTTGCTGTATTTGGTACTGAGGTTTATACAGAAAACAAGTACGAGGACCGGACGTTTTGACCTTTGGGGTGCGATTGTCTCCGTAATGGGCATGACTGCGTTGGTATTCGGCTTTGTTCATGCTGCGGATCAAGGTTGGGGGAAACCCGAAACATGGATTTCGCTTGCAGCCGGGATTGTTTTGTTAGCGGCATTCGTTCTTATTGAAGCTCGGGTGACTGAGCCGATCATCCCACTCCGATTGTTTGCGAGCCGCCAGCGGTCCGGGGCTTATCTTGGAAGGTTCCTAATGGTATGCGGGAATTTTTCACTCTTTTTCTTTATCCCTCAATATTTGCAAAACGTCCTCGGTTGCAGCTCGCTTGAAGCAGGTTTAGCCTTCCTGCCATTTACAGGCGCCCAGTTCGGGATGATGTACCTGATGCATGGGTTGGTTCACCGTTTTGGAAATATAAAAGTCCTGATGACCGGTTTGCTATTCGCAATCATTGGTACACTTTGGATGAGCCGAATTGTCTCCGTGCAAGCTCAGTTCTTTCCGCAAATGTTCATCCTTTTGACGATCATGGGCATTGGCGCCGGAATGGTTTTCCAACCACTCACCGTTTTGGGGCTCTCAGAAGTGGATCCTCACGATTCGGGTGCAGCTTCGGGTCTAATTAATGTCGCGCATCAAAGCGGTTCCTCGTTAGGTTTGGCTGTTCTCATAACCGTATTTAATGTAGCTATCCGTACGGATCAACCTTCAAAGATGCAATTTGCTCATGGTGTATCGGAGTCCATATTGGGATCAGTGATATTTATTACATTAGCTCTTGTTGTGACGTTTTTCTGCTTTGTTCCATCAAGCCAACCTGCTCGAAAACAAGGTTTGACAGATTCTTGA
- a CDS encoding AraC family transcriptional regulator — protein MPEQRLDNRTINGKSVSIHKKALDQLIAMTDRIPLADGRTPTRVPFLSIIKSSRDTLRSQGVLTPSFCLTLQGTKKLYLGQNIFQYSAGDYLASLIDMPASAQVIGATEESPYLALRIDFTTQEIASVVMEAEIVTEPNEKDLGAGTFIGKSDAELLDIFSRLLKLIDKPKEVRFLSELIKREMIFNLLSGDFGHLFFQKALFDQRAEGVGKAIQWIKENYARCFTVEELAKSCNMSNSGLHHKFKAITTMGPLQYQKQLRLQEARRLMLSGPIGATTAALTVGYESPSQFNREYRRLFGLPPLQDIKAMRKSSCAWGFEDG, from the coding sequence ATGCCAGAACAAAGACTGGATAACCGCACTATAAATGGAAAGAGTGTTTCTATTCATAAGAAAGCGCTGGATCAACTCATTGCCATGACGGATCGGATTCCCCTGGCAGATGGACGGACGCCAACCAGAGTTCCGTTTCTTTCCATTATCAAAAGCAGTCGCGATACACTGCGAAGCCAAGGTGTTTTGACTCCTTCCTTTTGTCTGACCCTTCAAGGGACTAAGAAGCTTTACCTTGGGCAAAATATCTTTCAATACTCCGCGGGTGATTATTTGGCATCGCTGATCGATATGCCGGCTTCCGCCCAAGTCATCGGAGCAACGGAAGAATCGCCTTATCTTGCATTGCGTATCGATTTTACGACGCAAGAAATCGCTTCTGTGGTCATGGAGGCAGAAATCGTCACAGAGCCAAATGAGAAAGATCTGGGTGCAGGAACCTTCATCGGAAAATCGGATGCCGAGCTGCTTGATATATTTTCCCGGTTACTGAAGCTAATCGATAAGCCTAAAGAAGTTCGATTTCTGTCCGAACTGATCAAAAGGGAAATGATTTTCAACTTACTGTCAGGTGATTTTGGACACTTATTTTTCCAAAAGGCGCTCTTTGATCAAAGAGCGGAAGGAGTCGGTAAGGCGATCCAATGGATCAAAGAAAATTACGCACGTTGTTTTACCGTTGAGGAACTTGCAAAATCCTGCAACATGAGCAACTCCGGACTGCACCATAAATTCAAAGCGATTACAACAATGGGGCCTTTGCAGTATCAGAAGCAGCTTCGCCTTCAGGAGGCCAGGCGCCTGATGTTGAGCGGTCCCATAGGAGCAACGACGGCCGCATTGACAGTAGGGTATGAAAGTCCGTCGCAATTCAACCGGGAATACCGAAGGCTTTTTGGTCTACCTCCTCTGCAAGATATTAAAGCAATGCGAAAATCTTCTTGCGCTTGGGGATTCGAGGATGGTTAA
- a CDS encoding transposase produces the protein MVDDTSCKKRVTTRQMEGLDFHFAHDEGKGVWSHCVVTTHLVCGDQSFAWDFRPYFREQYCQEHNLNFKSKNDLALEMISAFPATANETVYVLMDSWYTSQKMLDACNSRGFHVIADVKTNRKISPAGVRISMSDFAAQYIQNSDLRSVTVGKLRMHACCFHGKKRSTQNEYLLCALHGS, from the coding sequence CTGGTCGACGATACGTCCTGCAAAAAGCGGGTCACGACTCGCCAGATGGAAGGGCTCGATTTTCACTTTGCTCACGACGAAGGCAAGGGAGTATGGTCTCACTGTGTTGTGACGACGCATCTGGTATGCGGTGATCAATCGTTTGCTTGGGATTTCCGCCCCTATTTTCGGGAGCAGTACTGCCAGGAACACAACTTGAATTTCAAGAGCAAGAATGATCTTGCCTTGGAAATGATCTCAGCATTTCCGGCGACTGCGAACGAAACTGTCTACGTTCTGATGGATAGCTGGTACACAAGTCAGAAGATGCTTGATGCCTGTAACTCGCGCGGCTTTCATGTCATTGCCGACGTAAAAACGAACCGAAAAATCAGCCCTGCCGGTGTCCGAATATCGATGTCCGACTTCGCTGCGCAATATATCCAAAATAGCGACCTCCGCTCCGTAACCGTGGGGAAACTGAGAATGCACGCGTGTTGCTTTCATGGGAAGAAACGTTCGACGCAAAACGAGTACCTTTTGTGTGCTTTGCACGGATCCTAG